One stretch of Chryseobacterium fluminis DNA includes these proteins:
- a CDS encoding SusC/RagA family TonB-linked outer membrane protein, whose protein sequence is MNVKISRSLGMVAVLYFTANFSAQNTANDTLPKENQIEEVVMIGYGTQKKSNVTGAISSVKASDIENAPVAGRPEQVLQGRAAGVSVVSNSGQPGAAPTVRVRGITSFGAGSNDPLWVVDGIVVDNIGWLNQSDIEGMEILKDGASAAIYGVSAAKGVILITTKKGAKGRMNLSYNGFFGVGSASRKLDLLNATQYATIMNEANVNDGHAPTFANPGSLGTGTDWQKQIFNSAQRQSHEFSITGGNDKSTFYTSFGYYDQEGIVMRNISNYKRINARFNSTHKVFDFLTIGQTFAYTHVKAQGINDNNEFGGPLSSAINLDPTTPVVVTDIASQPFPSDYTNNANIIRDPNGNPYGISHWVSKEMSNPLAFQETQRGRYRWSDDIVANVFGDLKITKHLNFKSSVNGKLAYWGNQAFTPQSYLSSANSNNTNSLFREIQRKFEWNTENTLTYQNRFEKHNLSVLLGQGYYEYNISYGQNTTYKNLPTNDWQEASFNFDIAASDKSSNAWDGKQTHKASYFARVVYDYDNRYLFTGTVRRDGSSKFGRNNHWGNFPAMSLGWNISNESFWPQNNVVNSFKLRGGYGVLGNDAIADFQYANFLVSGSNYTFGDNIIRVGYAPSTLENPDLKWERTSQLNIAADLKIFKNFDLSVDVYRKKSTDILRQVEVPGYLGLINNPWRNIGDMNNDGVEVSLGYKKNWGDFGLSANGNFSYLKNEITRLEGGKDYVNFASFQTLGTVSRLQVGQSYGSFYGFQNIGVFQNQADIDAYRNSNGALIQPNARPGDFKRLDANGDGKIDENDYINLGNSVPKYTFGFTLNMNYKNFDLMVFAQGQAGNKIFQGLRRLDIPEANYQTAILDRWTGEGSTNTMARVTKDDPNQNYTRMSDYYLQKGDYLRLKLVQVGYSLPKEAAKTIGASKIRFYVTGENLVTFTKYTGYDPEIAGGDTFGIDRAYYPQARTFIFGANVQF, encoded by the coding sequence ATGAATGTAAAAATATCTAGAAGTCTGGGTATGGTTGCAGTGCTTTATTTTACTGCAAATTTCAGTGCCCAAAACACAGCCAACGACACGCTTCCGAAAGAAAATCAGATTGAAGAAGTGGTGATGATTGGATACGGTACTCAGAAGAAGAGCAATGTAACCGGAGCAATTTCGAGCGTGAAGGCTTCCGATATTGAAAACGCTCCCGTAGCAGGTAGACCGGAGCAGGTTCTTCAGGGAAGAGCAGCCGGTGTTTCAGTGGTATCAAATTCCGGGCAACCCGGAGCTGCACCTACAGTAAGGGTTCGTGGGATCACCAGTTTTGGAGCCGGTAGCAATGATCCGCTATGGGTAGTTGATGGAATTGTGGTTGACAACATCGGATGGCTTAATCAATCTGATATTGAAGGCATGGAAATTCTGAAAGATGGTGCCTCTGCTGCGATCTATGGTGTTTCTGCCGCAAAAGGGGTAATCTTAATTACTACGAAAAAAGGAGCGAAAGGCAGAATGAACCTTTCTTACAACGGATTTTTCGGCGTGGGAAGTGCTTCCAGAAAACTTGATCTTCTGAATGCAACACAGTATGCAACCATTATGAATGAAGCCAATGTAAATGACGGACACGCGCCTACATTTGCAAATCCAGGATCCTTGGGAACCGGTACTGACTGGCAGAAACAGATTTTTAACAGTGCACAGCGTCAGTCCCATGAATTCAGCATCACTGGTGGAAATGACAAATCTACATTCTATACTTCATTCGGTTATTACGACCAAGAGGGTATTGTAATGAGAAATATATCAAATTATAAAAGAATTAATGCAAGATTTAATTCGACTCATAAAGTTTTTGACTTCTTAACAATAGGTCAGACTTTTGCTTATACTCATGTAAAGGCGCAGGGAATCAATGATAATAATGAGTTTGGCGGGCCGCTAAGTTCTGCAATTAATTTAGATCCTACGACACCTGTTGTCGTAACGGATATTGCGAGCCAGCCGTTCCCAAGTGATTATACAAACAATGCAAATATTATAAGAGATCCTAATGGAAACCCTTACGGGATTTCTCACTGGGTAAGTAAGGAGATGAGCAACCCACTTGCTTTCCAGGAAACGCAAAGAGGCAGATACAGATGGTCTGATGATATTGTAGCAAATGTTTTTGGAGATTTAAAAATTACTAAGCATTTAAACTTTAAATCCAGTGTAAACGGAAAATTGGCGTATTGGGGCAACCAGGCATTTACTCCACAGTCTTACTTAAGTTCTGCCAATTCTAATAATACGAACAGCTTATTTCGTGAAATCCAGAGAAAATTTGAGTGGAATACTGAGAATACCCTTACGTATCAGAATAGATTTGAGAAACATAATTTAAGTGTCTTGTTAGGTCAGGGGTATTATGAGTATAATATTTCTTACGGACAGAACACAACTTATAAGAACCTTCCTACTAACGATTGGCAAGAGGCTTCATTTAATTTTGATATTGCAGCATCTGATAAATCTTCCAATGCGTGGGATGGCAAACAAACGCACAAAGCATCTTATTTTGCGAGGGTAGTATATGATTATGACAACCGATACCTATTCACAGGAACGGTTCGTAGAGATGGATCTTCAAAATTCGGTAGAAATAATCACTGGGGAAATTTCCCTGCCATGTCTTTAGGTTGGAATATATCTAACGAAAGTTTCTGGCCTCAGAATAATGTGGTGAACAGTTTTAAACTAAGAGGAGGTTATGGGGTATTGGGAAATGATGCGATTGCAGATTTCCAATACGCCAACTTTTTAGTTTCCGGAAGCAACTATACATTTGGAGATAATATTATCCGTGTGGGATATGCACCCAGTACATTGGAGAACCCGGATCTTAAATGGGAACGGACTTCTCAGTTAAATATCGCAGCAGATCTTAAGATCTTTAAAAACTTTGATTTAAGCGTAGACGTTTACAGAAAGAAAAGTACAGATATCTTAAGACAGGTAGAGGTGCCGGGATATTTGGGATTAATCAATAATCCATGGAGAAATATCGGAGATATGAATAACGATGGTGTTGAAGTTAGCCTTGGATACAAAAAGAATTGGGGAGACTTTGGTTTATCGGCGAATGGTAACTTTTCTTATCTGAAAAACGAAATTACCCGTCTTGAAGGAGGAAAAGACTATGTAAACTTTGCCTCTTTCCAAACATTAGGTACTGTTTCGAGATTGCAGGTTGGCCAGTCGTATGGTTCTTTCTATGGTTTCCAGAATATCGGGGTTTTTCAGAATCAGGCTGATATTGACGCATATAGAAATTCGAACGGAGCTTTAATTCAACCAAATGCCAGACCCGGAGATTTCAAACGTTTAGACGCTAATGGAGATGGTAAAATCGATGAGAATGATTATATCAATCTTGGGAATTCTGTGCCGAAATATACTTTTGGTTTCACTTTAAACATGAACTATAAGAATTTCGATTTAATGGTGTTTGCACAAGGGCAGGCCGGAAATAAAATTTTTCAGGGGCTGAGAAGACTTGACATTCCGGAAGCTAACTATCAGACAGCGATCCTTGACCGCTGGACAGGAGAAGGAAGTACAAATACGATGGCGAGAGTTACAAAAGATGATCCTAACCAGAACTACACAAGAATGTCGGATTATTATCTGCAAAAAGGAGATTATCTACGTCTGAAATTGGTTCAGGTAGGATATTCTCTTCCAAAAGAAGCTGCCAAGACGATCGGTGCTTCTAAAATCAGATTTTATGTAACTGGAGAAAATCTTGTAACCTTTACAAAATACACCGGGTACGATCCTGAAATTGCAGGTGGTGATACATTCGGTATAGACAGAGCTTATTATCCGCAGGCGAGAACCTTCATTTTCGGTGCTAATGTTCAATTTTAA